From a region of the Acidimicrobiales bacterium genome:
- a CDS encoding enoyl-CoA hydratase/isomerase family protein, translated as MALPVSDYGTILYETSPDHVATITLNRPEVLNAFDRQMCEELGHAWRRVKDDPSVHAVVLRAAGDRAFCSGLDTSKPYGQPDDIWNHEDPGELLSPKWQQVWKPVVCAVHGMCTGGALYFVNESDIVICSDDATFFDSHVTYGMVSALEPVGLMRRVGLAETLRMALSGNDERVTAQTALRISLVTEVVARGQLWQRAHELAAGIARKPTAATQGTVRAIWESLDKPYRVAMQQGLIYTRVGNPIGMAEVAEHGADRPEPRSR; from the coding sequence ATGGCGCTGCCAGTGAGCGACTACGGCACGATCCTGTACGAGACGTCGCCCGACCACGTCGCGACGATCACGCTCAACCGGCCCGAGGTCCTCAACGCCTTCGACCGCCAGATGTGCGAGGAGCTGGGCCACGCGTGGCGTCGGGTCAAAGACGACCCGTCGGTGCACGCCGTGGTGCTCCGCGCAGCCGGTGACCGTGCGTTCTGTTCGGGCCTCGACACCAGCAAGCCGTACGGCCAACCCGACGACATCTGGAACCACGAAGATCCGGGCGAGCTGCTCAGCCCGAAGTGGCAACAGGTGTGGAAGCCCGTGGTGTGCGCGGTCCACGGCATGTGCACGGGTGGGGCGCTGTACTTCGTGAACGAGTCCGACATCGTGATCTGCTCCGACGACGCCACCTTCTTCGACTCGCACGTCACGTACGGGATGGTCTCGGCGCTCGAGCCGGTCGGACTGATGCGCCGCGTCGGCTTGGCCGAGACGTTGCGCATGGCGCTGTCGGGCAACGACGAACGGGTCACGGCGCAGACCGCGTTGCGGATCAGCCTCGTCACCGAAGTGGTGGCGCGCGGGCAACTGTGGCAGCGCGCCCACGAGCTCGCGGCCGGCATCGCCCGCAAGCCGACCGCCGCCACGCAAGGCACGGTACGGGCTATCTGGGAGTCGCTCGACAAGCCGTATCGCGTCGCCATGCAGCAAGGGCTGATCTACACGCGCGTCGGTAACCCGATCGGCATGGCCGAAGTCGCCGAGCACGGAGCCGATCGCCCGGAGCCGAGGTCGCGATGA
- a CDS encoding enoyl-CoA hydratase-related protein — protein sequence MSAAPVEGVEVVQDETVLRVRLDRPRRKNALSPIAIRAIIDALEGASTTDSLRVVVLESANRDFCSGADWVATNSKDGPRPRAGSIQRRTPVQAHRLIHLITELQLPVVAAVRGWAAGLGCQLALAADFTVAAGTSRFWEPFLTRGFTPDSGATWLLPRLVGVARAKELLLLGRELSGAEAAEWGLIHRAVPEADLDEAVDELVGRLAAAPTVAVGLTKRCINRALDSSLLHALEGEANALELSSRTGDFREGLAAFRENRPAQFEGR from the coding sequence GTGAGCGCGGCTCCGGTCGAGGGCGTGGAAGTGGTGCAGGACGAGACGGTGCTGCGGGTGCGCCTCGACCGCCCCCGGCGCAAGAACGCCCTGTCGCCGATCGCGATCCGGGCGATCATCGACGCGCTCGAAGGGGCGTCGACCACCGACTCGTTGCGGGTGGTCGTGCTCGAGAGCGCGAACCGTGACTTCTGCTCCGGCGCCGACTGGGTGGCCACCAACTCCAAAGACGGCCCACGGCCGCGCGCCGGGAGCATCCAGCGCCGCACGCCCGTCCAGGCGCACCGCCTCATCCACCTCATCACCGAGTTGCAGCTCCCCGTGGTGGCGGCCGTGCGTGGCTGGGCGGCCGGCCTGGGGTGCCAGCTCGCCTTGGCGGCCGACTTCACCGTCGCGGCCGGCACGAGCCGTTTCTGGGAGCCGTTCCTCACGCGCGGCTTCACCCCCGACAGCGGCGCCACGTGGCTGCTGCCACGCCTGGTCGGAGTGGCCCGGGCCAAGGAACTGCTCCTGCTCGGCAGGGAGCTGTCCGGCGCGGAAGCGGCCGAGTGGGGCCTCATCCACCGAGCCGTGCCGGAAGCCGATCTCGACGAGGCGGTGGACGAGCTCGTTGGTCGGCTGGCGGCGGCGCCCACGGTGGCGGTGGGGCTCACCAAACGTTGCATCAACCGCGCGCTCGACAGCTCGCTGTTGCACGCGCTCGAAGGGGAGGCGAACGCGTTGGAGCTCAGCTCCCGCACCGGCGACTTCCGAGAAGGCCTGGCCGCGTTCCGGGAGAACCGCCCGGCACAGTTCGAGGGGCGGTAG
- a CDS encoding acyl-CoA dehydrogenase family protein has product MQFSLDDDQLAMRDAARAVCDDHLDLANVAQREGRPAGSAAWNALAHLGVFELLAEGSSVGIVEAAVVFEELGAHLATGPVLWSTLAGSLPGGAAGSAPVAGIVADDQVAPGQPIVVEHLAEADSVLILRADAVERCAADDLASAPSDAPLDPLTPCSVLDAMPVGERVGDAAAAHALRRSGRVLNAAMLVGGAQGALTVARDYALEREQFGVPIGSFQAIKHLLADMYVRVELARAAAYAAAALVAGRGADDPDRATSAAKLLAGEAAIANARTAVQVLGGMGFTWDMLPHYFLKRAWTLEHAFGTSSSHAESLGTALGAEVLAS; this is encoded by the coding sequence ATGCAGTTCAGCCTCGACGACGATCAGCTGGCGATGCGCGACGCCGCGCGCGCGGTCTGCGACGACCACCTCGACCTGGCGAACGTGGCGCAACGTGAAGGCCGACCGGCCGGCTCCGCAGCTTGGAACGCGCTGGCCCACTTGGGCGTCTTCGAACTGCTGGCCGAGGGATCGAGCGTCGGCATCGTCGAGGCCGCCGTCGTCTTCGAGGAGCTCGGCGCGCACTTGGCGACCGGCCCGGTGCTGTGGTCCACGCTCGCCGGCTCCTTGCCCGGCGGGGCTGCCGGGTCGGCACCCGTTGCCGGGATCGTGGCCGACGACCAGGTCGCACCAGGCCAGCCGATCGTGGTCGAGCACCTCGCCGAAGCCGACTCCGTGCTGATCTTGCGCGCCGATGCGGTGGAGCGCTGCGCGGCCGATGACCTCGCCTCCGCGCCCAGCGACGCGCCGCTCGATCCGCTCACGCCGTGCTCGGTGCTCGACGCGATGCCGGTGGGCGAGCGCGTCGGCGATGCCGCCGCGGCGCATGCGCTGCGACGGTCGGGCCGGGTGCTGAACGCCGCCATGTTGGTCGGCGGCGCGCAGGGCGCGCTGACCGTGGCGCGCGACTACGCGCTCGAGCGGGAACAGTTCGGCGTCCCCATCGGTTCCTTCCAGGCCATCAAGCACTTGCTGGCCGACATGTACGTGCGCGTCGAGCTGGCGCGGGCGGCGGCGTACGCCGCGGCGGCGTTGGTGGCCGGTCGCGGTGCCGACGACCCTGACCGAGCGACCAGCGCCGCCAAGCTGCTCGCGGGCGAGGCGGCGATCGCCAACGCGCGCACCGCGGTGCAGGTCCTCGGCGGCATGGGGTTCACCTGGGACATGCTCCCGCACTACTTCCTCAAGCGTGCGTGGACGCTGGAGCACGCGTTCGGCACGTCGTCGTCGCATGCCGAGTCGCTCGGGACGGCGCTGGGCGCGGAGGTGCTGGCTTCGTGA
- a CDS encoding amidohydrolase family protein yields MTRVIDGLMNVDFADREMPDWMVRVKEDYFKAGESFFKSPELGELVDDMDANGVERAILIANVRDLEGRAVRFARERPDRFSLAVGGFNLLKPMKALRALESFVADHPVSYATVGPSFWGDGRYPPSDAVYYPLYAKCCELDLPLSMNMGIPGPPLPAEPQHPIHLDRVCLRFPELKLCMIHGADPWWDVAIRLMIKYRNLRLMTSAWAPKYLPESLLHYMRTRGGDRVMFASDYPVLPVSRCLAEAAALDLPDDVRDAWLYGNAQAFYFSGT; encoded by the coding sequence ATGACCCGCGTGATCGACGGCCTGATGAACGTCGACTTCGCCGACCGCGAGATGCCCGACTGGATGGTCCGGGTGAAAGAGGACTACTTCAAGGCCGGCGAATCGTTCTTCAAGAGCCCCGAGCTCGGCGAGCTCGTCGACGACATGGACGCCAACGGCGTCGAGCGGGCCATCTTGATCGCCAACGTGCGCGACCTCGAGGGCCGAGCCGTTCGCTTCGCGCGCGAGCGTCCCGATCGTTTCTCGCTCGCCGTCGGCGGCTTCAACTTGTTGAAGCCGATGAAGGCGCTGCGGGCGCTGGAGTCGTTCGTGGCCGATCACCCGGTCTCGTACGCGACGGTCGGCCCGAGCTTCTGGGGCGACGGCCGGTACCCGCCGAGCGACGCGGTCTACTACCCCCTGTACGCCAAGTGCTGCGAGCTCGACCTGCCGCTCAGCATGAACATGGGGATTCCCGGTCCGCCCCTGCCGGCCGAGCCGCAGCACCCGATCCACCTCGACCGCGTCTGCCTCCGCTTCCCGGAGCTGAAGCTGTGCATGATCCACGGCGCCGACCCCTGGTGGGACGTGGCCATCCGCTTGATGATCAAGTACCGGAACCTGCGGCTGATGACCTCGGCTTGGGCGCCCAAGTACCTGCCCGAGTCGCTGCTGCACTACATGCGCACCCGCGGTGGCGACCGCGTGATGTTCGCGTCGGACTATCCGGTGCTGCCCGTGTCGCGCTGTCTCGCCGAGGCCGCCGCGCTCGACTTGCCCGACGACGTGCGCGACGCCTGGCTGTACGGCAACGCGCAGGCGTTCTACTTCAGCGGGACCTGA
- a CDS encoding class I adenylate-forming enzyme family protein codes for MPDAPCTLPQLLARNAAERPDEPVVVTADRSITHGELAVDSRALAARLVAAGVGKGARVGVVLPNGVEWAVLAAAVLRVGGVLVPLSTLLRPPELAAQLRAAGVTHLVVARSFRGRDHPGDLDAIAPGLLDRLAGAGLHPALPSLRRIWIDAELPDDAARPELVDALEARVRPADDLAVLFTSGSRGAPKGAIHTHGSALGAVAAGLDARRVLPGERLYIPMPFFWTGGFAMGLLSVLVAGATLLTEAVPQPDQTLRLLERERVTLFRGWPDQAARLAAHPGFGAADLSSLGPGSLPAVLPADQRPAPGARANLFGMTETFGPYLGARLDVDLPLAAHGSCGRPFDGFDVEVVDPGGKACATGDTGEVCVRGPNVMRGICGRTRDATFDADGYYHTGDLGSVDAGGWVWSHGRVDDMFKVKGATVYPSEVEAALRRIPGVAQAHVTDVDGVGGGHEVGALVVSGRALDELVAAAREQLSSFKVPTKWVVAATADAVPLTATSKVDKPALQSLLQKGTTP; via the coding sequence ATGCCTGACGCGCCCTGCACGTTGCCGCAGTTGCTGGCGCGCAACGCCGCCGAGCGCCCCGACGAACCGGTCGTGGTCACCGCCGACCGGTCGATCACCCACGGCGAGCTGGCCGTCGACAGTCGCGCGCTCGCGGCGCGGCTCGTGGCCGCCGGAGTGGGCAAGGGCGCGCGCGTCGGTGTGGTGCTGCCCAACGGCGTCGAGTGGGCGGTGCTGGCGGCTGCGGTGCTGCGGGTCGGCGGGGTGCTGGTGCCGCTGAGCACGTTGTTGCGCCCACCCGAGCTGGCGGCGCAACTGCGCGCGGCCGGTGTGACCCATCTCGTGGTCGCCCGGTCGTTCCGGGGCCGCGACCATCCCGGTGACCTCGACGCGATCGCACCGGGGCTGCTCGATCGCCTGGCGGGGGCGGGGCTGCATCCCGCGCTTCCGAGCCTGCGCCGGATCTGGATCGACGCCGAGCTCCCCGACGATGCCGCGCGGCCCGAGCTCGTCGACGCGCTCGAGGCTCGGGTGCGTCCCGCCGACGACCTCGCCGTGCTGTTCACATCCGGCAGCCGCGGGGCACCCAAAGGTGCGATCCACACCCACGGGAGCGCGCTCGGTGCGGTCGCGGCCGGCCTCGACGCCCGGCGGGTGTTGCCGGGCGAGCGGCTCTACATCCCGATGCCGTTCTTTTGGACCGGCGGGTTCGCGATGGGGCTGCTGTCGGTGCTCGTGGCCGGCGCAACCCTGTTGACCGAGGCCGTTCCCCAGCCCGATCAGACCCTTCGCCTGCTCGAGCGCGAGCGGGTCACGCTGTTTCGGGGCTGGCCCGATCAGGCCGCCCGCCTCGCCGCCCACCCCGGCTTCGGCGCGGCCGACTTGTCGAGCCTGGGCCCCGGCAGCCTCCCTGCCGTGCTGCCCGCCGACCAGCGGCCCGCGCCCGGTGCGCGGGCCAACTTGTTCGGCATGACCGAGACGTTCGGTCCCTACCTCGGCGCGCGGCTCGACGTCGACCTCCCGCTGGCGGCGCACGGAAGCTGCGGGCGACCGTTCGACGGCTTCGACGTCGAAGTGGTCGACCCCGGCGGCAAGGCGTGCGCAACCGGGGACACGGGCGAGGTGTGCGTGCGCGGCCCCAACGTGATGCGGGGGATCTGTGGGCGCACCCGCGATGCCACGTTCGACGCCGACGGCTACTACCACACCGGCGATCTCGGCTCCGTCGACGCGGGCGGGTGGGTGTGGTCGCACGGCCGGGTCGACGACATGTTCAAAGTCAAAGGCGCGACGGTGTACCCATCCGAAGTGGAGGCCGCCCTGCGACGGATCCCGGGGGTGGCGCAGGCACATGTCACCGACGTCGACGGGGTCGGCGGGGGCCACGAGGTCGGTGCGCTGGTGGTCAGCGGCCGTGCCCTCGACGAGCTCGTCGCGGCAGCGCGCGAGCAGCTGAGCTCGTTCAAAGTGCCCACCAAGTGGGTGGTCGCGGCCACCGCCGACGCAGTGCCGCTGACCGCCACCTCGAAAGTCGACAAGCCCGCGCTCCAGTCGCTGCTGCAGAAGGGAACCACGCCATGA
- a CDS encoding class I adenylate-forming enzyme family protein, protein MTAGLVSVLSRRIAEVAGLDPAVPAMEFEGTWHTWGELDRATRAVAGHVEPGQRVAVLLRNRPGHVAIVLGLLRAGACVVTANPDRGAQRVRSDLASLGVDTFAGEAADLELLAPPGRWLVVDGLDVSVRGREVDPGDTAERRPGVAVEMLTSGTTGPPNRVPLSYEALLRVLVGAKHYERNADVEVRLRSGVTIVNSPLVHLGGLFRILQCVHDGRSFCLLEKFEVGGWADAVRRHRPRTVSLVPAALRMVLDADLDPADLASVKSVVSGTAPLSPDDADAFRERYGVPVLISYAATEFGGGVAGWNLADHERHWAAKRGSVGRAHPGCELRVVDPSSGEPLAAGHEGLLEVRAGQLDDAGAWNRTTDLARIDTDGFVWILGRADQAINRGGFKVLPDDVRAALERDPRVLAAAVVGRADARLGAVPVAAVELRPGAPAVSGDDLLAEASNVLARYELPVELRVVEALPRTPPGKVDLAAVRELFAAEG, encoded by the coding sequence ATGACCGCAGGTCTCGTCTCGGTGCTCAGCCGGCGGATCGCGGAGGTGGCCGGCCTCGACCCTGCGGTGCCCGCCATGGAGTTCGAGGGCACCTGGCACACGTGGGGCGAGCTCGATCGCGCCACCCGCGCCGTTGCCGGGCACGTGGAGCCGGGCCAGCGCGTGGCGGTGCTGCTGCGCAACCGACCGGGTCACGTCGCCATCGTGCTCGGTCTCCTGCGTGCCGGTGCCTGCGTCGTGACCGCCAACCCGGACCGAGGCGCCCAGCGAGTGCGATCCGACCTGGCGTCGCTCGGGGTCGACACGTTCGCAGGTGAGGCCGCCGACCTCGAGTTGCTGGCCCCGCCGGGGAGATGGCTGGTCGTCGACGGGCTCGACGTGTCAGTGCGCGGTCGCGAGGTCGATCCCGGCGACACGGCGGAACGGCGTCCCGGGGTGGCGGTCGAGATGCTCACCAGCGGGACCACCGGCCCGCCCAACCGCGTGCCGCTCAGCTACGAGGCGTTGCTGCGGGTGCTGGTGGGCGCCAAGCACTACGAGCGCAACGCCGACGTCGAGGTCCGTCTCCGGTCCGGCGTCACGATCGTCAACTCGCCGCTCGTGCACCTCGGCGGGCTGTTCCGCATCTTGCAGTGCGTGCACGACGGTCGATCGTTCTGCTTGCTGGAGAAGTTCGAAGTCGGCGGGTGGGCCGACGCGGTCCGCCGCCACCGTCCGCGCACCGTGAGCCTCGTGCCCGCGGCCTTGCGCATGGTGCTCGACGCCGACCTCGATCCCGCCGACTTGGCGAGCGTGAAGTCCGTGGTGTCGGGCACGGCGCCGCTGTCGCCCGACGACGCCGACGCGTTCCGCGAGCGGTACGGCGTGCCGGTGCTGATCTCGTATGCGGCCACCGAGTTCGGCGGCGGGGTGGCGGGGTGGAACCTCGCCGACCACGAGCGCCACTGGGCCGCCAAGCGCGGCAGCGTCGGGCGGGCGCACCCTGGCTGCGAGCTGCGGGTGGTCGACCCGTCCTCGGGGGAGCCGCTGGCGGCGGGACACGAAGGCCTCCTCGAAGTGCGCGCCGGTCAACTCGACGACGCTGGCGCGTGGAACCGCACCACCGACTTGGCGCGGATCGACACCGACGGTTTCGTGTGGATCCTCGGCCGGGCCGACCAAGCCATCAACCGGGGCGGGTTCAAAGTCCTTCCCGACGACGTGCGCGCCGCGCTCGAGCGCGATCCGCGGGTGCTCGCGGCCGCAGTCGTCGGCCGGGCCGACGCGCGCCTCGGCGCGGTGCCGGTCGCCGCTGTCGAGCTACGGCCGGGCGCGCCAGCCGTGTCAGGCGACGACTTGCTGGCGGAGGCGTCGAACGTGCTGGCTCGCTACGAACTGCCCGTCGAGTTGCGAGTCGTCGAGGCGCTGCCTCGCACGCCGCCGGGCAAAGTCGACTTGGCCGCGGTGCGCGAGCTGTTCGCGGCGGAGGGCTGA
- a CDS encoding class I adenylate-forming enzyme family protein — translation MTATRVDVGDGLPLTLPALLAARAVDRPDHRWVVCDDDALTYREADTASAALAKGLLAAGVGRGTHVGLLHPNGSEFVVRWLAAARIGAVAVPFATLSTAPELRALLDGADVEVMLAARGYRNRDYTATLAAALDIADLSAQPLQLPAVPALRRVVFETDYLVAAGTAIDDATLAAAEAEVTPADRLVIVHTSGSTSAPKGVIHQHGPLIRHLDNLNELREYAPDDVLFANSAFFWIAGFAYGLIGTLLAGATLLCSNATDPSDTLDLLERERPTMVNGFAAAVAHLAEHPSFSSRDLSSIRRGNLWPILPPDIRPADPGLRHNMFGMSETGSVCLACPDETDQPEHRRGSCGRPVPGLDAKVVDPETGVERATGEVGELWFRGPFLMEGYYGRERHDTFTPDGWFRTGDLFHVDDEGFFYFVGRRGDMIKTAGANVSPREVEAAIAAETGLTAHVVGLDDAERGQIVAAAIRVPAGQASPDLDQLRVALRGRLSAYKVPRRFLALADLDVPMLSSGKLDTSALEALFDA, via the coding sequence GTGACCGCCACCCGCGTCGATGTTGGCGACGGGCTGCCGCTCACGCTCCCCGCGCTGCTCGCGGCCCGGGCTGTGGACCGCCCCGATCACCGGTGGGTGGTCTGCGACGACGACGCGCTCACGTACCGCGAAGCCGACACCGCCTCGGCCGCGCTGGCCAAGGGCCTTCTCGCCGCCGGGGTGGGTCGCGGCACGCACGTGGGCCTGTTGCACCCCAACGGCTCGGAGTTCGTCGTGCGCTGGCTGGCCGCGGCCCGCATCGGCGCGGTGGCCGTGCCGTTCGCGACGCTGTCGACCGCGCCGGAGCTGCGGGCGTTGCTCGACGGCGCCGATGTCGAAGTGATGCTGGCGGCGCGGGGGTATCGCAACCGCGACTACACCGCCACCTTGGCCGCCGCGCTCGACATCGCAGATCTCTCCGCGCAGCCGCTCCAGCTGCCCGCGGTGCCCGCCCTGCGTCGGGTCGTGTTCGAGACCGACTACCTCGTGGCGGCCGGCACTGCGATCGACGACGCCACGCTGGCCGCAGCCGAGGCCGAGGTGACACCGGCCGACCGGCTGGTCATCGTCCACACCTCGGGGTCCACCAGCGCGCCCAAAGGGGTCATCCACCAGCACGGCCCCCTGATCCGCCACCTCGACAACCTCAACGAGCTCCGCGAGTACGCGCCCGACGACGTGTTGTTCGCCAACTCGGCGTTCTTTTGGATCGCCGGCTTCGCGTACGGCCTGATCGGCACGTTGCTCGCGGGCGCGACGCTCCTGTGCTCCAACGCCACCGACCCGTCCGACACGCTCGACCTGCTCGAGCGCGAGCGCCCCACCATGGTGAACGGCTTCGCTGCGGCCGTCGCCCATCTCGCGGAGCACCCGTCGTTTTCGAGCCGCGACCTCAGCTCGATCCGGCGCGGCAACCTCTGGCCGATCCTGCCGCCCGACATCCGACCGGCCGACCCCGGCCTGCGCCACAACATGTTCGGCATGTCGGAGACCGGCAGCGTGTGCTTGGCGTGCCCCGACGAGACCGACCAGCCCGAGCACCGCCGCGGGTCGTGCGGCAGGCCGGTGCCCGGCCTCGACGCCAAGGTCGTGGACCCCGAAACCGGGGTCGAGCGCGCCACCGGTGAAGTGGGGGAGCTCTGGTTCCGGGGGCCCTTCTTGATGGAGGGCTACTACGGTCGGGAACGCCACGACACGTTCACGCCCGACGGGTGGTTCCGCACCGGCGACCTGTTCCACGTCGACGACGAGGGGTTCTTCTACTTCGTGGGCCGGCGCGGCGACATGATCAAGACGGCTGGAGCCAACGTGTCGCCGCGCGAAGTCGAAGCGGCCATCGCCGCCGAGACCGGTCTGACCGCCCACGTCGTCGGCCTCGACGATGCCGAGCGCGGGCAGATCGTGGCGGCGGCCATCCGGGTTCCTGCCGGACAGGCCTCACCCGATCTCGACCAGCTCCGGGTGGCGCTGCGGGGGCGGCTGTCGGCGTACAAGGTGCCGCGCCGGTTCCTTGCACTGGCCGACCTCGACGTACCGATGCTGTCGAGCGGAAAGCTCGACACGTCCGCCCTCGAGGCGCTGTTCGATGCCTGA
- a CDS encoding acyl-CoA dehydrogenase family protein: protein MDLTYSPSDEAFRTELRTWFDKAVPEHGPPPPPGDWPARRAYDTAWQRKLFDAGYAGLAWPEAFGGRGLPVTQQLVYLEEYARANAPYISVNFVGMMHAGPTLIAEGSDEQRSFHLPKILRGDSVWCQGFSEPSAGSDLASLRTRAVRDGDGYVVNGQKIWSTRAHVADYCELLVRTDPDAAKHKGITWLILDMHSPGVEVRPMRTIDGESHFCEVFLNDVRVPASNRVGDENDGWRVTNVTLRFERGTAFAQHIITLRSQVRGLVDIASKVPGPHGEATAWDDRSLREHVGRLEANVEALWRLTQRGVAEAEATGLPSPTGSAVKLRYSELNQEINELAIRVLGRLATGGVRTADVDAAEAARAYLWSLQYTIAAGTSQIQRNLIAERILGMPRSR from the coding sequence ATGGATCTCACGTACAGCCCCTCCGACGAGGCGTTCCGCACCGAACTGCGCACCTGGTTCGACAAGGCGGTGCCCGAGCACGGGCCGCCGCCGCCGCCGGGCGACTGGCCGGCCCGCCGTGCGTACGACACCGCCTGGCAGCGCAAGTTGTTCGACGCGGGCTACGCGGGCCTCGCCTGGCCCGAGGCGTTCGGCGGGCGGGGTCTGCCCGTCACGCAGCAGCTCGTGTATCTCGAGGAGTACGCGCGGGCGAACGCGCCGTACATCAGCGTGAACTTCGTCGGGATGATGCACGCAGGTCCCACGCTCATCGCCGAGGGGTCCGACGAGCAGCGGTCGTTCCACCTGCCCAAGATCCTTCGTGGCGACAGCGTGTGGTGCCAGGGTTTCTCCGAGCCCAGCGCCGGCTCCGACCTCGCGTCGTTGCGCACACGGGCCGTGCGCGACGGCGACGGCTACGTCGTCAACGGGCAGAAGATCTGGAGCACCCGGGCGCACGTCGCGGACTACTGCGAGCTGCTGGTCCGCACCGATCCCGATGCCGCCAAGCACAAAGGCATCACGTGGCTGATCCTCGACATGCACTCGCCGGGCGTCGAGGTGCGCCCGATGCGCACGATCGACGGCGAGAGCCACTTCTGCGAGGTGTTCCTGAACGACGTACGGGTGCCTGCAAGCAACCGGGTTGGCGACGAGAACGACGGGTGGCGGGTCACGAACGTCACGTTGCGCTTCGAGCGCGGCACGGCCTTCGCACAGCACATCATCACGTTGCGCTCCCAAGTCCGCGGCTTGGTCGACATCGCCAGCAAGGTTCCGGGGCCGCACGGCGAGGCCACGGCCTGGGACGATCGATCGTTGCGCGAGCACGTCGGCCGGCTCGAAGCCAACGTCGAAGCGCTGTGGCGGCTGACCCAGCGCGGCGTCGCGGAAGCCGAGGCGACCGGCCTCCCGTCCCCGACGGGGTCTGCGGTGAAGCTGCGCTACAGCGAGCTCAACCAGGAGATCAACGAGCTGGCCATCCGTGTGCTCGGTCGGCTGGCGACCGGCGGCGTGCGGACCGCCGACGTCGACGCCGCCGAAGCGGCCCGCGCGTACTTGTGGTCGTTGCAGTACACGATCGCGGCGGGCACCTCGCAGATCCAGCGCAACTTGATCGCCGAGCGCATCCTCGGCATGCCGAGGTCGCGTTGA
- a CDS encoding enoyl-CoA hydratase/isomerase family protein yields the protein MTTSIEFETIGYEVADRVAEITLDRPDQLNALSPHMVGELRRAYELAEADPDVWILLVTGSGRAFCTGADVGEIPDDGRVIYDEPYLSTFPQWEAPQEGTPPFRSMTKPIVVAVNGLCCGAGLDWVTTGDIVIASDRAEFFDPHVSIGLVSGREVVRLARALPTNVAMRMALMGRHERMPAARAYELGLVSEVVDHDRLLDRARELAATVNRNAPLAVRGTRLAIRRGLDLPMYEAEVMAETFRERVVRTDDAKEGPRAFMEKRPPEWRCQ from the coding sequence ATGACCACGTCGATCGAGTTCGAGACCATCGGCTACGAGGTGGCGGATCGGGTGGCGGAGATCACCCTCGACCGACCCGACCAGCTCAACGCGCTGAGCCCGCACATGGTCGGCGAGCTGCGGCGCGCGTACGAGCTCGCCGAAGCCGACCCCGACGTGTGGATCCTGCTGGTCACCGGCAGCGGCCGGGCGTTTTGCACGGGCGCCGACGTCGGCGAGATCCCCGACGACGGCCGGGTGATCTACGACGAGCCGTACCTGAGCACGTTCCCGCAATGGGAGGCCCCCCAGGAGGGCACGCCGCCGTTCCGCTCGATGACCAAACCGATCGTCGTGGCCGTCAACGGCTTGTGCTGCGGCGCGGGGCTCGACTGGGTCACCACGGGCGACATCGTGATCGCGTCGGACCGCGCCGAGTTCTTCGACCCGCATGTGAGCATCGGGCTCGTGTCGGGCCGCGAGGTGGTGCGGCTGGCTCGGGCGTTGCCCACCAACGTCGCCATGCGGATGGCGCTGATGGGCCGCCACGAGCGGATGCCCGCGGCACGGGCCTACGAGCTCGGGTTGGTGTCCGAAGTGGTCGACCACGACCGCCTGCTGGACCGGGCTCGGGAGCTGGCGGCCACCGTCAACCGCAACGCGCCGCTCGCCGTGCGCGGCACCCGGCTGGCGATCCGCCGCGGGCTCGACCTCCCGATGTACGAGGCCGAGGTGATGGCCGAGACGTTCCGCGAGCGCGTCGTGCGCACCGACGACGCCAAGGAAGGGCCCCGCGCGTTCATGGAGAAGCGGCCACCCGAATGGCGCTGCCAGTGA